A single region of the Acidobacteriota bacterium genome encodes:
- a CDS encoding ABC transporter ATP-binding protein yields the protein MHFHAEHSLFFERAQPPWVAPLGVALTGGVLIVNAGAHSTALSLTGSGIGAVLLLFAHAHGRRRIKPALAWTLAVVALALLGGVALDAATDVIVQTGARVLCGAIWILWLGTQVDWASLRQLLLRLRIPEGVVASLDHALMHGVLAQREWVQRRDAARVRLGSPRLPLAAWGPLLGEGALHAFTRLERSEENALLRSASSEDARAHDGVHLDAINVERGGHLVLQQLELRLAGAEWLLVLGPSGAGKSSLLRLLAGLDGPAQGTMTRLGNRVSPDTTLRDRLHGRVALLGQNPEHHFIASTVAEDIAWGLLRRGVPPGEARCRSREVAKALRIDHLLQRPCHQLSFGEQRRVALAGLLVLEPELLLLDEPTAGLDPVAALELRTLVAEAVRRTSATCVWATHCLHSLPSQATRVILLRDRRVLFDGSTAEGLSKPWLIRAGLAVWKENRAYVDQDITTLPEPRTGSTYQEGIARSAEPLR from the coding sequence ATGCACTTCCACGCTGAGCACTCCCTGTTCTTTGAGCGTGCCCAACCCCCATGGGTTGCGCCCTTGGGTGTGGCGCTGACCGGCGGCGTGCTGATCGTCAACGCAGGCGCGCACAGTACCGCCCTCTCCCTGACCGGCTCCGGGATCGGCGCGGTGCTTCTGCTGTTCGCACATGCCCATGGACGCCGCAGGATCAAGCCTGCCCTCGCGTGGACCCTGGCCGTCGTAGCGCTGGCACTGCTCGGTGGGGTCGCCCTGGATGCCGCCACGGACGTCATCGTCCAAACCGGCGCCAGGGTCCTGTGCGGCGCCATCTGGATCCTCTGGCTGGGCACCCAGGTCGACTGGGCGTCGCTGCGGCAACTCCTGCTTCGGCTTCGGATTCCCGAGGGCGTCGTGGCCAGCCTCGACCACGCGCTCATGCACGGTGTTCTCGCCCAGCGTGAGTGGGTCCAGCGGCGTGACGCGGCCCGTGTCCGCCTGGGGTCACCGCGTTTGCCTCTCGCCGCCTGGGGACCGCTGCTTGGCGAAGGCGCCCTCCACGCCTTCACGCGCCTCGAACGTTCCGAGGAGAACGCACTGCTGCGTAGTGCCTCCAGCGAAGACGCTCGGGCTCATGACGGCGTCCACCTCGACGCCATCAACGTCGAACGCGGTGGGCACCTCGTGCTCCAGCAGCTCGAACTTCGCCTGGCAGGAGCGGAGTGGCTGCTCGTGCTTGGACCAAGTGGAGCCGGAAAGTCGAGCCTGTTGCGTCTGCTCGCGGGGCTCGACGGACCCGCGCAGGGGACGATGACGCGCCTGGGAAACCGCGTGTCGCCCGATACGACGCTCCGCGACCGGCTCCACGGACGCGTGGCCCTTCTCGGCCAGAACCCGGAACACCACTTCATCGCAAGCACCGTTGCCGAGGACATTGCCTGGGGCCTGCTTCGCCGTGGCGTCCCGCCAGGCGAAGCGCGATGTCGATCCCGCGAGGTGGCGAAGGCCTTGCGCATAGACCATCTGCTGCAGCGTCCGTGTCATCAGCTCAGCTTCGGGGAGCAGCGTCGCGTTGCGCTTGCCGGTCTCCTCGTGCTCGAGCCCGAGCTGCTGCTCCTCGACGAGCCCACGGCCGGGCTCGATCCCGTCGCGGCGCTTGAGCTGCGGACGCTAGTTGCCGAGGCTGTTCGCCGAACGAGCGCCACGTGCGTCTGGGCAACCCATTGCCTTCACTCACTGCCATCCCAGGCAACGCGCGTCATCCTGCTGCGAGACCGGCGGGTGCTCTTCGATGGGTCGACGGCAGAAGGGCTGTCGAAGCCGTGGCTCATCCGCGCTGGTCTCGCCGTCTGGAAGGAGAACAGAGCCTATGTTGATCAGGACATCACCACGCTCCCCGAACCTCGAACAGGCTCGACGTATCAAGAAGGCATTGCGCGAAGCGCTGAGCCTCTCCGATGA
- a CDS encoding fibronectin type III domain-containing protein: protein MVDGARFSRPRARVRRAGAYTLAALALTLSLPGAAQAQTVVQLVGNLDQTTSATIPRLNADYRQAFTTGDSAAGYRLTRVDLRMQRVGGTLPAYSMTIQSDSSGSPGTIVGTLTNPALPTSFGTVQFTSASGIDLAAGTTYHIVIDVSGNPTTDTAFRTTASTLENGAAGWSAADAALGRSWNSVGSWIVQAYVIQFAIYGYEASAPPEPPADPPAVPERLQVTPRPSGLHVSWRPPVTGERSLPVTGYNLNWREASAEDWTVVHLAAGDDYAIDSSVIRHTIDGLDNGTLYEVRVQALSDAGKGPWSPTASGTPVVPWLAPYWQGNGGFVVRPSDGRSAVVRIHCGGRRRTSREYAGDDGLIVRDIQRCLGKDGRPYPGDLIFEGIEDGGWYWLNGDRNVAVAPLVVKASLNGELRPPVPGGVTASPSGDSRFVREVTGRLYGTLMVHEGNGMMGIVPHLVDMEGDGAHVAPYWKGRGGIVGRPLDGESAEVRLSCGDGEAETFTLEPGEDGIIVTLLPRRCFDSDGAAIAGHLEADGFEDGVWYWINASVPFAAPLVARDRGEDELTVPLIPAGVEAEEGPLGTMFSRGNLTGVVPRLRTAPP from the coding sequence TTGGTCGATGGCGCACGCTTCTCAAGGCCGCGCGCCCGTGTCCGCAGAGCGGGCGCATACACGCTCGCAGCCCTCGCCCTGACGCTGTCGCTGCCCGGGGCGGCGCAGGCGCAGACGGTGGTCCAACTGGTGGGCAACCTCGATCAGACGACGAGCGCCACCATTCCGCGCCTGAACGCTGACTATCGCCAGGCGTTCACGACTGGCGACTCCGCGGCCGGCTACAGGCTGACCAGGGTGGACCTGAGGATGCAGAGGGTTGGCGGCACGTTGCCGGCCTACAGCATGACCATCCAGTCGGACTCGTCCGGGAGTCCGGGAACGATCGTGGGCACACTGACGAACCCGGCCCTGCCCACTTCGTTCGGGACCGTCCAGTTCACATCCGCCTCCGGCATCGACCTGGCTGCCGGCACGACGTACCACATCGTGATCGACGTCAGCGGGAACCCGACCACCGACACAGCGTTCAGGACAACGGCGTCCACACTGGAGAACGGCGCGGCGGGCTGGAGCGCTGCGGACGCAGCGCTCGGCCGGAGCTGGAACAGCGTGGGTTCTTGGATCGTTCAGGCTTACGTGATCCAGTTCGCCATCTACGGCTACGAAGCAAGTGCGCCGCCTGAACCCCCCGCGGACCCACCGGCCGTTCCCGAGCGGCTCCAGGTGACACCCCGTCCCTCCGGACTCCACGTCAGTTGGAGGCCGCCGGTCACCGGCGAGCGTTCCCTGCCGGTCACGGGCTACAACCTGAACTGGCGCGAAGCCAGCGCCGAGGACTGGACCGTCGTGCACTTGGCTGCCGGCGACGACTATGCGATCGACAGCAGCGTCATTCGCCACACGATCGACGGGCTCGACAACGGCACGCTCTACGAGGTCCGCGTCCAGGCACTAAGCGACGCCGGCAAAGGCCCCTGGTCGCCCACCGCCAGCGGCACGCCCGTGGTGCCGTGGCTGGCGCCGTACTGGCAGGGCAACGGCGGCTTCGTCGTCCGCCCGTCCGACGGCCGGTCGGCGGTGGTCCGGATCCACTGCGGCGGACGTCGCCGCACGAGCCGGGAGTACGCCGGCGACGACGGCCTGATCGTGCGGGACATTCAACGGTGCCTCGGTAAGGACGGGCGACCGTACCCGGGGGACCTGATCTTCGAGGGGATCGAGGACGGCGGCTGGTACTGGCTCAACGGCGACCGGAACGTGGCGGTCGCCCCGCTGGTCGTCAAAGCGTCGCTCAACGGCGAGCTGAGGCCGCCGGTCCCCGGCGGCGTCACCGCGAGCCCGTCGGGCGACTCCCGCTTCGTCCGGGAGGTCACCGGGAGGCTCTACGGCACCCTGATGGTCCACGAGGGGAACGGGATGATGGGCATCGTTCCGCACCTGGTCGACATGGAAGGCGACGGCGCGCACGTAGCGCCGTACTGGAAGGGCCGCGGCGGGATCGTCGGCCGGCCGCTAGACGGCGAATCGGCGGAGGTCCGCCTGTCGTGCGGAGACGGCGAAGCGGAGACGTTCACGCTGGAACCCGGCGAGGACGGGATCATCGTCACCCTGCTGCCCCGGCGCTGCTTCGACAGCGACGGCGCCGCGATCGCGGGCCACCTGGAGGCGGACGGTTTCGAGGACGGTGTGTGGTACTGGATCAACGCTTCGGTGCCGTTCGCCGCGCCCCTGGTCGCCAGGGATCGGGGGGAGGACGAGTTGACCGTGCCGCTGATCCCGGCAGGCGTGGAAGCGGAGGAAGGACCGCTGGGGACGATGTTCTCCCGTGGCAACCTGACCGGCGTCGTTCCCAGGTTGCGGACGGCCCCGCCGTAA
- a CDS encoding metallophosphoesterase family protein, giving the protein MKPHRSFFRASVRRLRLSTPSTVLLAALLVAGCSAPGGEPPWHSVHLTWQGDTSTTMTVNLVVEADGSDQRLPGAASVEWRPSGTEGQSSSVAGTAVEIEGVPGVRVFHFELRDLEPGASYDFTTTAEGRPLGNVRSFRTVPRDGPVRMAAGGDVGTEPLSLALLAEASRRSPHMLVIGGDLAYANGLVSRWPRWRTWLEYVTEALITPEGHTVPMVLAIGNHEVNVGRDGGVPVSAPAERKAPFFFGLFAQNQAPGNSADAGGATYFRRGLGAAGALYVLDTGHLVAHADQASWLEAHLAADADLPNRVALYHVPLYPAHRSYEASAKAREAWEGVFDRGGLTVALENHDHVLKRSHPIRLGEVVGPDEGVLYLGDGTMGVDARTVDAEERWYIARSASEPHFWMADLSGEGSVFRAFDEEGRLLDLVTTGEVETPPDAESVELELDRVIEESADAALLPSPDSLPLTQVAVAPVQHFGYDM; this is encoded by the coding sequence GTGAAGCCGCACCGTAGCTTCTTTCGCGCTAGTGTTCGACGTCTGCGACTCTCAACGCCATCGACCGTCCTTCTCGCGGCGCTCCTCGTTGCGGGATGCTCCGCCCCAGGCGGCGAGCCGCCCTGGCACTCGGTCCACCTGACCTGGCAGGGCGACACGTCGACGACGATGACCGTGAACCTGGTCGTCGAGGCGGACGGCTCGGACCAGAGACTGCCAGGGGCGGCAAGCGTCGAATGGCGTCCGTCGGGGACGGAGGGTCAGTCCTCCTCGGTTGCGGGGACAGCCGTCGAGATCGAAGGCGTCCCGGGCGTTCGCGTGTTCCACTTTGAGCTGCGCGACCTGGAACCCGGCGCCAGCTACGACTTCACGACAACGGCCGAGGGCCGGCCCCTGGGCAACGTGCGCAGCTTCCGTACCGTGCCGCGCGATGGCCCGGTCCGTATGGCGGCGGGCGGCGACGTTGGCACGGAACCGCTTTCGCTGGCGCTTCTGGCTGAGGCGTCGCGGCGGTCGCCGCACATGCTCGTCATCGGCGGTGACCTAGCGTACGCGAACGGGCTCGTTTCGAGGTGGCCGCGCTGGCGGACGTGGCTCGAGTACGTCACCGAAGCACTGATCACGCCGGAAGGCCACACGGTTCCGATGGTGCTGGCGATCGGCAACCACGAGGTCAACGTCGGCCGCGACGGCGGGGTTCCCGTGTCGGCGCCGGCGGAACGGAAGGCGCCGTTCTTCTTCGGGCTGTTCGCGCAAAACCAGGCGCCCGGGAACTCCGCCGACGCCGGCGGCGCGACGTACTTTCGCCGCGGCCTGGGCGCCGCTGGCGCGCTCTACGTCCTGGACACCGGCCACCTCGTGGCCCACGCAGACCAGGCTTCGTGGCTGGAGGCCCACCTGGCGGCCGACGCCGATCTGCCGAACAGGGTCGCGCTCTACCACGTCCCGCTCTATCCGGCCCATCGGTCTTATGAGGCTTCGGCCAAGGCGCGCGAAGCGTGGGAGGGGGTCTTCGATCGGGGCGGGTTGACGGTGGCGCTGGAGAACCACGACCACGTCCTCAAGCGCAGCCATCCGATCCGGCTCGGCGAGGTCGTCGGGCCGGACGAGGGCGTGCTCTACCTGGGCGACGGTACGATGGGCGTGGACGCTCGCACGGTCGATGCCGAGGAACGCTGGTACATCGCGCGCTCGGCGAGCGAGCCCCATTTCTGGATGGCCGACCTGTCCGGCGAGGGATCGGTCTTCCGCGCCTTCGACGAGGAGGGCCGGTTGCTCGACCTCGTGACGACGGGCGAAGTCGAGACGCCGCCCGACGCGGAGAGTGTCGAGCTGGAGCTCGACCGGGTCATCGAGGAATCCGCCGATGCGGCCCTGCTCCCCAGCCCTGATTCACTGCCCCTTACGCAGGTAGCGGTCGCACCAGTTCAGCATTTCGGCTACGACATGTAG
- a CDS encoding transcriptional repressor, which produces MKRAKQQLTVLRALVEADGPLSARELWSRLSGTGVGLATVYRALQRGVDEGTLEAVEVLGGGLRYEPKDREHHHFFLCSICDHAFDLFGCVEGLEFLVPDGFQMMRHEVVLLGTCDACGNAA; this is translated from the coding sequence ATGAAGAGAGCCAAGCAGCAACTGACCGTCCTGCGAGCCCTTGTCGAGGCGGACGGCCCCCTATCCGCCAGGGAACTCTGGAGCCGCCTGAGCGGAACGGGTGTCGGTCTCGCCACGGTGTACCGCGCCCTCCAACGGGGTGTCGACGAAGGCACGCTAGAGGCGGTTGAAGTGTTGGGCGGCGGCCTTCGGTACGAGCCCAAGGACCGCGAGCATCACCACTTCTTCCTCTGCTCGATCTGCGACCACGCGTTCGACCTCTTCGGCTGCGTCGAGGGCCTCGAGTTCCTGGTTCCCGACGGGTTTCAGATGATGAGACACGAGGTGGTACTGCTCGGAACCTGCGACGCGTGTGGCAATGCGGCATGA
- a CDS encoding DUF6036 family nucleotidyltransferase: protein MSGPLGRDRILELFDELSEELRFSRTRAQVYVVGGAAMSLAFDRERTTRDVDARIASGHHRLSLAVRTVGLRHGLPDTWLNEQATAWMPLSDDARAQTLYESPYLTVTGASAGHLLAMKLRSARERDREDVALLCRHLELEGPKEAIRIYEQVFPGERLLSRARALLDSLFQDRGET, encoded by the coding sequence ATGAGTGGGCCCCTGGGCCGTGACCGAATCCTAGAGCTCTTCGACGAGCTGTCCGAGGAGCTGCGGTTCAGCCGAACGCGCGCACAGGTCTACGTGGTCGGGGGGGCGGCGATGAGCTTGGCCTTCGACCGGGAGAGAACGACAAGGGACGTGGACGCACGGATCGCCTCCGGGCACCATCGGCTCTCGCTGGCGGTGCGTACGGTCGGGCTGAGGCACGGGCTGCCCGACACATGGTTGAACGAGCAGGCGACGGCGTGGATGCCTCTTTCGGACGACGCGCGGGCGCAGACGCTGTACGAGAGTCCCTACCTGACGGTCACCGGCGCGTCTGCCGGCCACCTGCTGGCGATGAAGCTGAGAAGCGCGCGGGAGCGAGACCGGGAGGACGTCGCGCTGCTCTGCAGGCACCTGGAATTGGAAGGCCCGAAGGAGGCGATCCGGATCTACGAGCAGGTGTTCCCTGGGGAGCGCTTGCTCTCTCGCGCACGGGCATTGCTGGACAGCCTGTTCCAGGATCGGGGAGAGACTTAG
- a CDS encoding type II toxin-antitoxin system HicA family toxin: MSAWPAVKARRVLAALLRIGWRVERSSGSHKTLSRRGWAKYVFAFRSGEEIGPRMLSRIAKRTGLSPDDL, translated from the coding sequence GTGAGCGCCTGGCCAGCCGTCAAGGCTCGACGCGTGCTGGCGGCCCTGTTGCGCATCGGTTGGCGCGTCGAGCGCTCCTCGGGATCTCACAAGACTCTCTCGCGCCGCGGTTGGGCGAAGTACGTGTTCGCGTTTCGGTCCGGTGAAGAGATCGGGCCGCGCATGTTGTCTCGGATCGCCAAGAGAACAGGTCTGAGCCCGGACGACCTCTGA
- a CDS encoding tyrosine-type recombinase/integrase yields MTVAYVRAARSGRHYDGGGHGLILRVTPTGAKRWTWRGTVRGRAVELGLGSVRYVTLREARERAFEYRRLSVSGIDPRVKNRAGLSFGEALERVIEIQRRSWKKGSSTEAGWRQTARAYMPALLDRPVADVQASDVLAVVLPIWLEKHATADRVLRRVSTVLKWAVAEGLRDDDPCPPVRAALPRRTGLTRHHRAIPHAELGDALERVQSSRAAVGTKLAVRFLTLTAARTGEVRLARWGEISTEAAVWCIPGPRTKTGRDHRIPLSRQAIEVLERAGTLTGGEGLVFNGQRAGRPVADRTIGKLFRDLDLSGTPHGLRSSFRSWAAETDVRREVAEQALGHVVRNQVEAAYQRSDLLEQRREVMQAWADAVDPQ; encoded by the coding sequence TTGACGGTAGCCTACGTAAGGGCGGCGCGATCGGGACGGCACTACGACGGCGGTGGACATGGACTGATTCTCCGTGTGACACCGACCGGCGCCAAGCGATGGACGTGGCGGGGCACGGTTCGAGGTCGAGCTGTTGAACTGGGCCTCGGTAGCGTCAGGTATGTGACGCTCCGCGAGGCTAGGGAACGCGCGTTCGAGTATCGCCGCCTTTCTGTGTCGGGGATCGACCCGAGAGTGAAGAATCGGGCAGGGCTGTCGTTCGGGGAAGCCCTCGAGCGCGTGATCGAGATTCAGCGGCGATCCTGGAAGAAAGGGTCATCTACTGAGGCCGGTTGGCGGCAGACCGCCCGCGCCTACATGCCCGCACTCTTAGATCGGCCGGTGGCCGATGTGCAGGCTAGCGATGTGCTGGCGGTCGTCCTGCCAATCTGGCTGGAGAAGCACGCAACGGCTGACCGTGTGCTGCGCCGAGTATCGACGGTTCTGAAGTGGGCGGTGGCGGAGGGCTTGCGTGACGATGATCCCTGTCCTCCCGTTCGAGCGGCGCTCCCACGCAGAACGGGTCTCACGCGGCACCACAGAGCTATTCCGCATGCAGAGCTCGGCGATGCACTTGAACGTGTGCAGAGTTCCCGGGCCGCCGTTGGGACGAAGCTGGCAGTACGCTTCTTGACCTTGACGGCGGCCAGGACGGGAGAGGTACGGCTAGCGAGGTGGGGAGAGATAAGCACGGAGGCTGCCGTCTGGTGCATCCCTGGTCCGCGGACCAAGACGGGTCGGGATCATCGCATTCCGTTGAGCCGACAGGCTATCGAGGTACTAGAGAGGGCGGGCACCCTGACTGGCGGCGAGGGTCTCGTGTTCAACGGTCAGAGAGCAGGTCGCCCAGTGGCGGATAGAACGATCGGGAAGCTGTTTCGAGATCTCGATCTTTCCGGGACTCCCCATGGTCTCCGATCCAGCTTCCGGTCGTGGGCGGCGGAGACGGACGTTCGCCGCGAAGTGGCGGAGCAGGCGCTTGGTCATGTGGTTCGAAACCAGGTGGAGGCTGCGTATCAGCGCTCCGACCTACTCGAACAGCGACGCGAAGTCATGCAGGCTTGGGCGGATGCGGTCGATCCGCAATGA
- a CDS encoding energy-coupling factor ABC transporter permease translates to MHLAEGVLPLSHAVAWSALAAPAVVWSLRDEQRTRREKPSSTVIMAGATSLLFAGTLLPLPVPVAGVTSHICLTPVLALIVGVPRIVWPTFFVLLLQAVFFAHGGLTTLGVNLLTLGLLGPLATVGLWALLRRLGVDGAFSLGLACGVGGLSVYVADAVVLAAALSDVAAPTTTFGAVLIGLAPVQIPLAVLEAIASVGIVRLLATRRPDLLPNPLRRGSRTLSAPVASVGLLLLLGLSGCSYEGIDGTVFGATAEGAGRPPTGSIVDLSQGEVGLAMSVLILFGLGFVAGRSWERVLGRRRDALPR, encoded by the coding sequence ATGCACTTGGCGGAGGGCGTGCTACCGCTGAGCCATGCTGTGGCCTGGAGTGCCCTGGCCGCACCCGCCGTGGTCTGGAGCCTTCGTGACGAGCAACGAACGCGACGCGAGAAACCGTCCTCCACGGTCATCATGGCGGGCGCCACGAGCCTGCTCTTCGCCGGCACTCTGCTGCCGCTACCGGTTCCCGTCGCAGGCGTAACCAGCCACATCTGCCTGACGCCGGTGCTCGCCCTGATCGTCGGCGTTCCCCGCATCGTGTGGCCCACGTTCTTCGTGCTCTTGCTGCAGGCGGTCTTCTTCGCTCACGGCGGGCTGACGACACTGGGGGTCAACCTCCTCACGCTCGGACTGCTGGGGCCTCTGGCGACCGTTGGGCTCTGGGCCTTGCTCCGCCGGCTCGGTGTCGACGGGGCTTTCAGCCTCGGTCTCGCATGCGGCGTCGGTGGCCTGAGCGTGTACGTGGCGGACGCCGTGGTGCTCGCCGCGGCGTTGTCCGATGTGGCGGCGCCTACAACGACCTTCGGCGCGGTGCTGATCGGCTTGGCCCCGGTCCAGATCCCCCTGGCGGTTCTTGAAGCGATCGCCTCCGTCGGCATCGTACGGCTGCTGGCCACACGTCGGCCGGACCTCCTGCCGAACCCGCTGAGAAGAGGCTCGCGCACCCTGTCAGCGCCCGTTGCTTCCGTCGGCCTCCTGCTCCTGCTCGGCCTGTCGGGGTGCAGCTATGAAGGCATCGACGGGACCGTGTTCGGTGCGACCGCGGAGGGAGCGGGGCGACCGCCCACAGGGAGCATCGTGGACCTGAGCCAGGGGGAGGTCGGGCTCGCGATGTCCGTCCTCATCCTCTTCGGGCTGGGATTCGTCGCGGGGCGCAGCTGGGAACGAGTTCTCGGAAGGCGGCGAGATGCACTTCCACGCTGA
- a CDS encoding 8-oxo-dGTP diphosphatase, which produces MREAAGKRKVADIDWRSWRAVDKATLTFVLDEERVLLIRKKRGLGAGKVNGPGGRLEPGEEPIVCAVREVEEEVGITPLDLEYRGENLFQFVDGYSIHVYAFTACGYRGELRETEEATPMWTDLDSIPYDEMWEDDRLWLPHSLSGLKPQGRYIFDGDRMLDWELEVGGKLYRPD; this is translated from the coding sequence GTGCGCGAAGCCGCGGGCAAGAGGAAGGTCGCCGACATCGATTGGCGATCGTGGCGGGCCGTCGACAAGGCAACGCTGACCTTCGTCCTCGACGAGGAACGCGTTCTCCTGATCCGCAAGAAGCGGGGCCTGGGCGCCGGCAAGGTGAACGGCCCCGGCGGCCGCCTCGAACCGGGCGAAGAACCGATCGTCTGCGCGGTCCGCGAAGTCGAGGAAGAGGTCGGCATCACGCCACTCGACCTCGAGTACAGGGGCGAGAACCTGTTCCAGTTCGTCGACGGCTACTCCATCCATGTCTACGCGTTCACGGCGTGCGGGTACCGCGGTGAACTCCGCGAGACCGAGGAAGCCACGCCCATGTGGACGGACCTGGACTCCATCCCCTACGACGAGATGTGGGAAGACGACCGGCTCTGGTTGCCCCACTCCCTCAGCGGCCTGAAACCGCAAGGCCGGTACATCTTCGACGGCGACCGCATGCTGGACTGGGAACTCGAAGTCGGCGGCAAGCTCTACCGTCCTGACTAG
- a CDS encoding type II toxin-antitoxin system HicB family antitoxin — protein MRLTIETECEDDGRWLAEVIELPGAMAYGESREDATRRVKALALRVVAERLEQGEPSPRPNTIQFAAA, from the coding sequence ATGCGGTTGACGATCGAAACAGAGTGCGAGGACGATGGCCGCTGGCTTGCGGAGGTCATTGAGCTCCCGGGCGCGATGGCGTACGGCGAGAGCCGCGAAGACGCAACGAGGCGAGTGAAGGCGTTGGCGCTTCGCGTTGTTGCCGAGCGGTTGGAACAAGGTGAACCCTCGCCGAGGCCGAACACCATCCAGTTCGCCGCCGCGTGA
- a CDS encoding LLM class F420-dependent oxidoreductase codes for MRFGLRYCNTGRFVDPGLAVELAVAADEAGFESIWTVEHTVVPGGYESAYPYSPDGKMAGGRDDFPLPDPLIWMAYVSSQTRRIRLATGILIVPQHNPVVAAKQIATLDHLTGGRLLLGIGVGWLKEEFDAIGASFADRGRRTDEYIEAMRELWGAERPTYHGDFVHFDAAYCRPQPVSGSVPIIVGGHSKPAARRAGRLGDGFFPARGASAELIGLARDVAAEHGRDPDALEITTGIGEDLSGLRSLAELGVARVLVPVAPMPGMGLHLGRPENAQAVMEQLREAAP; via the coding sequence ATGAGATTCGGACTCAGGTACTGCAACACGGGTCGCTTCGTCGACCCCGGCCTGGCGGTGGAGTTGGCAGTTGCCGCGGACGAGGCGGGCTTCGAGTCGATCTGGACGGTGGAACACACAGTCGTGCCCGGCGGGTACGAATCGGCCTATCCCTACTCGCCGGATGGCAAGATGGCCGGAGGCCGCGACGACTTTCCGCTGCCCGATCCCTTGATCTGGATGGCCTACGTCAGTTCGCAGACGCGGCGGATCCGGCTCGCGACGGGCATCCTGATCGTGCCCCAGCACAATCCGGTGGTCGCGGCCAAACAGATCGCGACCCTCGATCACCTGACCGGAGGACGGCTCCTGCTGGGGATCGGCGTCGGCTGGCTGAAGGAGGAGTTCGACGCGATCGGCGCCTCCTTCGCCGATCGTGGACGGCGCACGGATGAGTACATCGAGGCGATGCGCGAGCTCTGGGGCGCCGAGCGGCCGACCTACCACGGTGACTTCGTCCACTTCGACGCCGCGTACTGCCGCCCGCAGCCGGTCAGCGGCAGCGTTCCGATCATCGTCGGCGGCCACTCGAAGCCGGCGGCGCGACGCGCGGGCCGGCTGGGAGACGGGTTCTTCCCCGCGCGGGGGGCCTCGGCCGAACTGATCGGCCTCGCCCGGGACGTGGCCGCCGAGCATGGCCGCGACCCGGACGCGCTCGAGATCACCACGGGCATCGGCGAGGACCTGTCGGGTCTGCGTTCGCTGGCCGAGCTGGGTGTCGCTCGCGTTCTCGTGCCGGTGGCGCCGATGCCGGGCATGGGACTGCACCTCGGGCGGCCGGAGAACGCGCAGGCCGTGATGGAGCAACTCCGTGAAGCCGCACCGTAG
- a CDS encoding MobC family plasmid mobilization relaxosome protein, with product MATPHRTAIAHCRVTAAELAEWRAKAESAGTTLSELMRAAMRRTRTWTAEDSAAVRERSRQVARIGNNLNQIARWANRYRGAADAAQVIAHLVALDREVRELTLTRDPHVPPREEEGPC from the coding sequence ATGGCCACGCCCCACCGCACAGCGATCGCGCACTGCCGCGTCACCGCGGCCGAGCTGGCGGAGTGGCGGGCCAAGGCCGAGAGCGCCGGCACGACGCTCTCGGAGTTGATGCGGGCGGCGATGCGCCGGACCCGCACATGGACCGCGGAGGACTCCGCGGCGGTGCGCGAGCGCTCGCGGCAGGTTGCCCGCATCGGGAACAACCTGAACCAGATCGCCCGCTGGGCGAACCGCTACCGCGGCGCCGCCGACGCGGCCCAGGTGATCGCACACCTGGTCGCCCTCGATCGCGAGGTCCGCGAACTGACGCTGACCCGCGATCCCCACGTTCCGCCGCGCGAGGAGGAAGGCCCGTGCTGA